From one Phocaeicola salanitronis DSM 18170 genomic stretch:
- a CDS encoding SusC/RagA family TonB-linked outer membrane protein, protein MKTKLLLLLASFLWTGIAWGQSQQVNGKVLSSIDNEPIIGASVVVKGSSKGTITDLDGTFQIMVDADATLVISYIGYVKQEIPLNGKTSLSVILKEDTEMLDDVIVIGYGSMKKSDLSGSVASVDRESFMKKNPINVAQGLQGAAAGVIVTGTSGKPGAVPTVRVRGVATINGTADPLYVVDGVQVGTDVSYLNPSDIESMEVLKDASATAIYGSAGANGVIMITTKQGSKGRTQLDISANWGIQQAANSLDVLDADGFSQALRIARSADGGTPSGKIFNAEYDGRRKSIDWQDEMSRIALTQQYNISASGGNENTQSLISVSYLDQDGVVVNSNYERITARANVTHKIKDFITMGGDVNYVHERSYGTDGMSVSTSGLTSTNLRYAAALVPTMDYIDDATGAYVSPNIVNPDGTFGTYPQGAAGSQEHINKDNVYALQQQIGSYTRVNRVRANAYLDIKLFKGLSFRTIGSYSHYARDYGEYGIPHVRYNQVNGEWKELRGVGNTEDRDVFILNPAESTNMSLESYFTYHWNNDNHDLTLMAGNTVSKGFGSHTYVRAYDFPTDNIRDISLTNDQTSRWADGGLDLETRAISYYGRATYNLKGRYIFTATVRYDGSSNFGTGKRWDTFPSAAVAWRISEEAFLKNNPVITNLKLRAGWGQTGNSGGPTNLAILQLSTTPTYLFNTPGGASGTYTVGNGMAATNAIDSDLHWETNEQFNVGIDLGLFKGLNITMDYFVRTAKDLLIERSLRPSSGYTSVYTNYGKIRNNGFEFTVDYKKNVNRDFSFGVTLTGSTLKNKIVKMGADMTGQGETVGTDMGWENSSICREGYAVGSYYGYVVDGIFTNRSDIDALNAQAQANGYDAYQYTGTDVGDYKYRDLNGDGHIDASDMTILGNGFPKLNYGLNLSAQYKNFDFSIYFYGVLGSDILSYSAMTLSTMYNSDGAINNILKDRFANAWSEANPHGTETRLTYMDPNWNRRVSSAWVKSGDFLKINNLQIGYNVPEKILRHAKIDAARVYFSIQNLCTISGYNKYGDPEVGSTENLLYNGLDVGRYPYPRIYTLGLNVKF, encoded by the coding sequence ATGAAAACGAAGCTATTGCTTTTGTTAGCCAGCTTTCTTTGGACCGGCATCGCATGGGGACAAAGTCAGCAAGTCAATGGGAAGGTCCTTTCTTCCATTGACAATGAACCAATTATTGGTGCATCCGTTGTAGTGAAAGGAAGTTCGAAAGGTACGATTACCGATCTTGATGGCACATTCCAAATTATGGTTGATGCCGATGCCACATTGGTGATTTCTTATATAGGGTATGTCAAACAGGAAATTCCGCTTAACGGAAAAACATCGTTGTCTGTTATTTTGAAAGAAGACACAGAGATGCTGGATGACGTAATCGTAATCGGTTACGGTAGCATGAAGAAAAGCGACCTCTCTGGGTCAGTAGCTTCTGTAGACAGAGAAAGCTTCATGAAAAAGAATCCCATTAATGTGGCGCAAGGCTTACAAGGAGCTGCCGCAGGTGTAATCGTGACTGGAACAAGTGGAAAGCCTGGTGCAGTGCCTACGGTTCGTGTACGTGGCGTAGCTACCATTAATGGTACTGCAGATCCGCTTTACGTTGTGGACGGAGTACAGGTTGGTACAGATGTCTCTTATTTGAATCCTTCTGATATCGAATCCATGGAAGTGCTGAAAGATGCGTCAGCCACAGCTATTTATGGTTCTGCCGGCGCAAACGGTGTTATCATGATTACGACCAAACAAGGAAGTAAAGGGCGTACTCAATTAGACATATCCGCGAATTGGGGTATACAACAAGCTGCAAATTCATTGGATGTACTGGATGCAGATGGCTTTTCACAAGCCTTGCGTATTGCCCGTAGTGCGGATGGTGGAACACCGAGTGGAAAGATATTCAATGCAGAATATGACGGGCGACGGAAGTCAATAGATTGGCAGGATGAAATGTCACGTATTGCCCTTACCCAGCAGTATAACATCTCCGCATCCGGAGGAAATGAAAATACCCAGTCTTTGATATCAGTCAGTTATTTGGATCAAGACGGTGTTGTAGTCAATTCCAATTATGAACGTATCACGGCCCGTGCCAATGTTACGCACAAGATAAAAGATTTCATTACAATGGGAGGTGATGTCAATTATGTACATGAACGTTCCTACGGTACCGATGGTATGAGTGTCAGCACATCCGGATTGACCTCTACGAATCTACGTTATGCAGCAGCTTTGGTTCCCACCATGGATTATATTGATGATGCGACAGGAGCATACGTAAGTCCGAATATAGTAAATCCCGATGGTACTTTTGGAACTTATCCGCAAGGTGCAGCAGGTAGCCAGGAACATATAAATAAAGACAATGTTTACGCTTTGCAGCAGCAGATAGGAAGCTATACACGTGTAAATCGCGTACGTGCCAATGCCTATCTTGACATTAAACTGTTTAAAGGACTTTCTTTTAGAACGATAGGCTCTTATAGCCATTATGCCAGAGACTATGGCGAATATGGAATACCACACGTGCGCTACAACCAAGTGAATGGAGAATGGAAAGAACTTCGGGGTGTAGGCAATACAGAAGACCGGGATGTATTCATTCTTAATCCGGCAGAGAGCACGAATATGTCTCTTGAAAGTTATTTCACCTATCATTGGAACAATGACAACCACGACCTTACCCTTATGGCCGGTAATACGGTTTCAAAAGGCTTTGGCTCTCATACCTATGTCAGGGCTTACGATTTCCCGACAGACAACATCCGTGATATTTCTCTGACCAATGATCAGACCAGCCGTTGGGCCGATGGCGGATTGGATTTGGAAACACGTGCCATATCATACTATGGACGTGCTACATATAACCTGAAAGGAAGATATATCTTTACTGCAACGGTACGGTATGATGGTTCTTCCAACTTTGGTACAGGCAAACGATGGGATACATTCCCTTCCGCCGCTGTAGCTTGGCGCATTTCGGAAGAAGCTTTCCTGAAAAATAATCCTGTGATAACCAACCTGAAATTGCGTGCAGGCTGGGGACAGACAGGTAATTCAGGCGGTCCTACCAATTTAGCGATTCTCCAACTTAGTACAACTCCTACCTATCTGTTCAATACTCCAGGCGGCGCATCCGGCACATATACTGTCGGTAATGGTATGGCAGCGACCAATGCCATAGACAGCGATTTGCATTGGGAAACCAATGAACAATTCAACGTAGGTATAGACTTAGGCTTGTTCAAAGGACTGAACATCACCATGGACTACTTTGTACGTACGGCAAAGGATTTGCTCATCGAACGTTCTCTTCGTCCCTCATCTGGTTATACATCAGTGTACACGAACTATGGGAAAATCCGTAACAATGGTTTCGAGTTTACTGTTGACTATAAGAAAAACGTGAACCGCGACTTCTCTTTCGGCGTGACTCTCACAGGTTCCACATTAAAGAACAAAATTGTTAAAATGGGAGCGGACATGACAGGACAAGGAGAGACCGTAGGGACTGATATGGGCTGGGAAAACTCCAGTATATGCCGTGAAGGTTATGCTGTAGGCTCTTACTACGGTTATGTAGTGGACGGTATTTTTACAAACCGCTCAGATATCGACGCATTGAATGCGCAGGCACAGGCCAATGGTTATGACGCTTATCAATATACCGGAACAGACGTAGGTGACTATAAATACAGAGACTTGAACGGTGACGGACATATTGATGCATCGGATATGACTATTCTTGGGAACGGTTTTCCTAAATTAAATTACGGACTGAATCTGTCGGCACAGTATAAGAACTTTGATTTCTCCATTTATTTTTACGGGGTGTTAGGCTCAGATATCCTTTCATACTCAGCCATGACCTTATCCACTATGTATAATTCGGATGGTGCAATTAATAACATTCTAAAAGATCGTTTTGCCAATGCATGGTCAGAAGCCAATCCGCATGGAACGGAAACGCGTCTTACGTATATGGATCCTAACTGGAACCGTCGGGTTTCTTCTGCTTGGGTAAAAAGCGGAGATTTCTTGAAAATCAACAACCTGCAAATCGGTTATAACGTCCCGGAGAAAATATTGAGACATGCCAAAATAGATGCAGCCCGCGTATACTTCTCCATTCAGAATCTTTGCACGATTTCAGGATATAACAAATACGGAGACCCTGAGGTAGGAAGTACAGAAAACTTACTTTACAACGGACTTGACGTTGGCCGTTATCCCTATCCGCGCATATATACATTGGGACTGAATGTTAAATTTTAG
- a CDS encoding RagB/SusD family nutrient uptake outer membrane protein, whose protein sequence is MKRLMKYMKVCAGLLLMAGTSACNHDDFLTVDYYDIIDGDMMFTSIENAESGLIGCYDMFYPNSDYCGDWGLKPQIMLGDHPTLDTQATAWDRNYCIQAWTADDNDISNGWNHAYHAISRCNTFIKGLKEADFEESDKVMMMAEARAIRAWFYMFLTQSWGRVPMLDEEDTYATAPNKPRAENEAAMWDFIIADLQYAADNLTWAPRNNEAGRVTKGMATAYLAEAYMWKAYKHSADYATYDTFATPDESVETSSYLIAEELLKSIIDSGQYELNPSFTTLWDPGAVWTKEALWEVVYQRYDNGGAWGGQFNYDCKLLNFYCACPDLGGWGTLYLSWEWWMSYEDGDRRRDASGITAPVTDLIQEKGEVGHIRQLSDGTYVSTHPYLQQDITHSTYKRDAEGEKAPAIWSLKWWRTTRADWGQHYISPLQIYYKRYANVLLDYAECRFRNHGADDATGWEYIAQIRDRAFGNREVGRKAELTAIYLPYYQEQFNNYYTDRPAPTEYPIPFQEEAVTVPDARTYYTQVKNETGMNSPVWLVALTMERRKEFNAEFCLKFDLQRSGVFEDYINHVYPKNVGYPDSDPAALNDYHYYRSWDHNNRRLLFPIPNNEILKNDAISTEDQNAGY, encoded by the coding sequence ATGAAAAGATTAATGAAATATATGAAAGTTTGCGCCGGCCTTCTTCTTATGGCAGGTACCAGTGCGTGTAATCATGATGATTTTCTCACCGTCGACTATTACGATATCATAGATGGTGATATGATGTTCACGTCTATTGAAAATGCTGAATCCGGATTAATCGGTTGCTACGATATGTTTTATCCGAATAGCGATTATTGCGGGGATTGGGGACTGAAACCACAAATAATGTTAGGAGATCACCCTACATTAGATACCCAGGCAACGGCATGGGACCGCAACTACTGTATCCAAGCGTGGACCGCTGATGATAATGATATAAGTAATGGCTGGAATCATGCATATCATGCCATTTCTCGTTGTAATACTTTTATTAAAGGACTAAAAGAAGCCGATTTCGAGGAAAGTGATAAAGTAATGATGATGGCGGAAGCACGTGCCATACGCGCATGGTTCTATATGTTCCTCACCCAGTCATGGGGACGTGTTCCGATGCTTGACGAGGAGGATACTTATGCAACCGCTCCCAATAAGCCCCGCGCAGAGAACGAAGCAGCCATGTGGGACTTTATTATAGCAGACCTTCAGTATGCTGCCGACAACCTGACTTGGGCACCGCGCAATAACGAGGCGGGACGTGTCACGAAAGGAATGGCTACAGCCTATTTGGCCGAAGCCTATATGTGGAAAGCCTATAAACATAGTGCCGATTATGCCACATACGATACATTTGCAACTCCTGATGAATCAGTAGAAACTTCTTCCTATCTGATAGCAGAAGAATTATTGAAATCAATCATCGACAGTGGGCAGTATGAACTGAATCCCTCATTCACTACATTATGGGATCCGGGAGCAGTCTGGACAAAAGAAGCTCTTTGGGAAGTCGTTTACCAGCGTTATGATAATGGCGGCGCATGGGGCGGACAATTTAATTATGACTGTAAACTATTGAACTTTTATTGTGCCTGTCCTGATTTAGGAGGCTGGGGCACGCTCTATCTATCATGGGAATGGTGGATGAGCTATGAAGACGGAGACCGTCGCAGAGACGCTTCCGGCATTACAGCGCCTGTGACAGACTTGATTCAGGAAAAAGGAGAAGTCGGACATATCCGGCAATTATCCGATGGCACTTATGTGTCTACTCATCCCTACTTGCAGCAAGACATTACACATTCCACCTATAAAAGAGATGCAGAAGGCGAAAAAGCTCCGGCTATTTGGTCTTTGAAATGGTGGCGTACGACCCGTGCGGACTGGGGACAACATTACATTTCTCCGCTACAGATATACTACAAACGTTATGCAAATGTACTGTTGGATTATGCCGAATGCCGTTTCCGTAACCATGGAGCAGATGATGCGACAGGATGGGAATACATCGCACAAATCCGCGACCGTGCTTTTGGAAACAGGGAAGTCGGACGTAAGGCTGAACTTACCGCCATTTACTTGCCCTACTATCAAGAACAGTTTAACAATTATTACACAGACAGACCTGCCCCAACTGAATATCCTATTCCTTTCCAAGAAGAAGCTGTAACAGTACCTGATGCACGTACTTACTACACCCAGGTGAAAAATGAAACAGGAATGAACTCACCTGTATGGTTGGTAGCTTTGACAATGGAACGCCGCAAGGAATTCAATGCAGAATTCTGTCTGAAATTTGATTTGCAACGTTCCGGAGTGTTTGAAGATTATATCAATCACGTATATCCTAAGAATGTAGGTTATCCCGATTCTGATCCAGCAGCATTGAATGACTATCATTATTACCGTTCGTGGGATCACAACAACCGCCGGTTATTGTTCCCTATTCCAAACAACGAAATATTGAAGAATGATGCCATTTCAACTGAGGATCAAAATGCCGGATATTAA
- a CDS encoding hybrid sensor histidine kinase/response regulator transcription factor has product MKNIVLTLLFLLSSLVASFAQSHRLFTTDEELSSSLINFIYQDHNNMIWIATEDGLNRYDGVKFTVYRHEPGNEHSLAHNYVKVIFEDDKGRLIVGTYAGLQLYDEATDTFSRLATDESGAPFTSFITHILQRKNGEIWATGNRLVKLDITPDGELHIQWAKLPAGVPTEMLEYALEDKSGNLWLVKEGDGIYRVSPDNQVRHYDEGQHAFAILTLCEDKWGNIYGGSPRNGLFRYDKKQDTFVSLSYLSDEKLSVRSIYCTDQNTLYICTDGEGLKQLDIQGNQLSDFLIEDDRIDSHRAKVHFMFQDRTGNYWLAIYQKGVMMIPTHPNGFKYLGYKSVSRNLIGSHCVTSLYQSSDGTMYVGTDNDGLYALTQSGKQGRHYVPNNTPHSVPPILMSIYEDSEHNLWLGSFVNGAAFLDTQSGRCTYLREPGNKKWEAVRNVYAFAEDGDKRVWIATMGGSLFCYDLRNRKLRNYPQLEGKITNDWACSLLYSATDNCLYVGTYNGLYCVDLKTEDLNVSFTLGTHIIYTLCEDREGNLWVGTSDGLICWNRKKQEQTTYTTANGLPHNSVYGILFDGRDCLWISTNRGLSRFFLPQRRFVNYTVHDGLQGNEFCKNAVFRSKDGSLWFGGINGVTYFNPQDIIVPDKKWQLRITDFYLHDQPVRVGTRSGRHEVISVPVHKADDFYLSYRDNSFSIEFSTVELNTARRLTYYYAMNDTVWNELPADANRISFVDLPAGTYHFRIKAKDYLTESDSREITIHISPAWWASVWAKTGYVLIAIAALICAYLLLRNHYRTQQKMLEHIHREEINETRQRFFINISHEIRTPMTLIISPLQQLMHNDRDEGRQKIYRVIYRNSERILRLINQLMDIRKIEKNQMKLTYQEVELLGFIRDLCDMFAEVAAQKHITLDFRHNDLTEMKVWLDIANFDKVILNLLSNAFKFTPEGGHVEISASYGEDNATNGPLHRYVEIVVADTGKGITPSDLERIFERFYQASTEDSYKGTGIGLHLTRSLVELHHGHIHAENKPDGEKGSRFIVRIPAGNEHLHKDEMAALPLPDETIHEVSNSYVQLPATALAEDKQPAGRVNARVKHYILVVEDDEEIRNYISRELAADYHVGTCSNGKEALEVIFKQEPALIISDVMMPEMDGLTLCRMVKQNLHKRHIPIILLTAKTRDEDNIEGLETGADAYLTKPFNMKILRHTVENLIHSREYLRNVTPAALQGAEDEEKPNLQAPDDRLVERAIRIIKSHLSEPDISVEQIAVEVGYNRSHLGRKLKKLTGLSTRDFIRNIRLQQAADLLGEKRYAISEVADLVGFTSLSGFSTAFKEQFGMSPMEYREKLLKEHDTKDSHSNKSAIQT; this is encoded by the coding sequence ATGAAAAACATCGTGTTAACCCTACTTTTTCTTTTAAGTAGTCTGGTCGCTTCCTTTGCTCAGTCGCACCGTCTGTTTACGACCGATGAGGAATTGTCAAGCAGCCTGATTAATTTTATCTATCAGGATCACAACAACATGATATGGATTGCCACGGAAGACGGGCTCAACCGTTATGATGGTGTCAAATTCACGGTCTACCGCCATGAACCGGGCAATGAGCATTCGTTGGCACACAACTATGTGAAAGTTATATTCGAAGATGACAAAGGAAGGCTGATTGTAGGAACCTATGCCGGCTTGCAATTGTATGATGAAGCGACAGATACGTTCTCCCGATTGGCTACTGATGAAAGCGGAGCCCCATTCACAAGCTTCATTACTCATATCTTACAGCGGAAGAACGGGGAAATATGGGCGACCGGTAATCGTTTGGTCAAACTGGACATCACACCCGATGGTGAACTCCATATACAATGGGCTAAATTGCCCGCAGGCGTACCTACCGAGATGTTAGAATATGCCCTTGAAGATAAATCAGGCAATCTGTGGCTGGTCAAGGAAGGCGACGGCATATACCGGGTGTCACCGGATAATCAGGTAAGGCATTACGATGAAGGCCAGCACGCTTTCGCCATTTTGACCCTATGTGAAGACAAATGGGGCAACATCTATGGAGGAAGCCCGCGTAACGGTTTGTTCCGTTATGACAAAAAACAGGACACCTTTGTTTCCCTCTCTTATTTGTCAGACGAAAAGTTATCGGTACGTTCTATCTACTGTACAGATCAGAACACCTTATACATATGCACGGACGGGGAAGGATTAAAGCAACTCGACATTCAAGGCAACCAGCTGTCCGACTTTCTGATAGAAGATGACCGGATTGACTCCCATCGGGCAAAAGTGCATTTCATGTTTCAAGACCGTACCGGAAATTACTGGCTGGCCATTTATCAGAAAGGGGTGATGATGATTCCTACCCACCCTAACGGATTCAAATACTTGGGTTACAAGTCTGTCAGCCGGAATCTGATCGGATCCCATTGTGTGACTTCACTTTATCAGAGCAGTGATGGGACAATGTACGTAGGAACGGATAACGATGGCCTCTATGCACTTACACAGTCTGGCAAGCAGGGACGGCATTATGTTCCGAATAATACGCCCCATTCTGTCCCCCCTATTCTCATGAGCATCTATGAAGATTCCGAACACAATCTTTGGTTAGGTTCATTTGTGAATGGCGCAGCCTTTCTGGATACCCAAAGCGGACGTTGCACCTATTTGCGGGAACCGGGAAATAAGAAGTGGGAGGCAGTACGCAATGTTTATGCTTTTGCCGAGGATGGCGACAAGCGGGTATGGATAGCCACCATGGGCGGAAGTCTGTTTTGTTATGACCTGCGCAACCGGAAACTGCGTAATTATCCTCAACTGGAGGGGAAAATCACCAATGACTGGGCGTGTAGTCTGCTTTACTCGGCTACGGACAACTGCCTCTATGTAGGAACCTATAACGGGCTTTACTGCGTGGATTTAAAAACAGAGGACCTGAATGTCTCTTTTACGCTTGGGACGCATATTATCTACACGCTTTGCGAAGATCGGGAAGGCAATCTTTGGGTGGGCACTTCGGACGGACTTATTTGTTGGAACCGGAAGAAGCAGGAACAGACCACTTATACCACAGCCAATGGTTTGCCGCATAATTCGGTCTATGGTATTTTGTTCGATGGCCGTGATTGCCTTTGGATAAGTACTAACCGGGGATTGTCACGCTTCTTCCTGCCCCAACGGCGCTTTGTCAATTATACGGTTCACGACGGGCTTCAAGGCAATGAATTCTGCAAGAATGCCGTTTTCCGCAGTAAGGACGGTTCTCTCTGGTTCGGGGGTATCAACGGTGTCACTTATTTCAATCCGCAAGATATCATTGTCCCAGATAAGAAATGGCAGCTTCGTATCACTGATTTCTATCTGCATGACCAGCCTGTGCGGGTGGGAACCCGTTCGGGCAGGCACGAAGTCATCAGTGTCCCTGTGCACAAAGCCGATGATTTTTATCTGTCTTACCGCGACAACTCGTTCAGCATTGAGTTTTCTACCGTCGAACTGAATACAGCCCGCAGGCTTACTTACTACTATGCCATGAACGATACGGTATGGAACGAATTGCCTGCCGATGCCAACCGCATTTCATTTGTGGACTTGCCGGCAGGAACCTACCATTTTCGCATCAAAGCGAAAGATTACCTGACCGAGTCTGATTCCCGGGAGATTACGATTCACATCAGTCCGGCCTGGTGGGCTTCCGTTTGGGCTAAAACAGGTTATGTGCTGATTGCCATCGCAGCGCTTATCTGTGCCTATCTGCTCTTACGCAACCACTACCGTACCCAGCAAAAAATGTTGGAACATATTCATCGCGAAGAAATCAACGAGACCAGGCAACGTTTCTTTATTAACATCTCGCACGAGATACGCACACCGATGACACTCATCATCAGCCCCTTGCAGCAACTGATGCACAATGACAGGGATGAGGGACGGCAGAAAATATACCGCGTCATTTACCGAAACTCCGAACGTATTTTGCGCCTGATCAATCAATTGATGGATATACGTAAAATCGAGAAGAATCAAATGAAACTCACCTATCAGGAAGTGGAGTTGTTAGGATTCATCAGAGATTTATGTGACATGTTTGCCGAGGTGGCTGCACAAAAACACATTACGTTGGATTTTCGTCATAACGACCTGACAGAGATGAAAGTCTGGTTGGATATCGCCAACTTTGATAAAGTCATTCTCAATCTACTTTCGAATGCGTTTAAGTTCACTCCCGAAGGCGGGCATGTAGAAATTTCAGCATCCTATGGCGAAGACAACGCTACGAACGGACCGCTGCATCGCTATGTAGAGATTGTGGTTGCCGATACCGGTAAGGGCATTACCCCTTCGGACTTGGAACGGATATTCGAACGTTTCTATCAAGCGAGTACGGAAGACTCGTACAAAGGTACCGGCATCGGACTGCATCTTACCCGTTCGCTGGTCGAGTTGCATCACGGCCATATTCATGCCGAGAACAAGCCCGATGGGGAAAAAGGAAGCCGTTTCATCGTACGCATCCCTGCCGGTAACGAACATCTGCATAAAGATGAAATGGCGGCTTTGCCACTTCCGGACGAGACCATTCACGAGGTAAGTAATTCATACGTTCAGTTGCCTGCGACAGCTCTTGCAGAGGATAAACAGCCGGCTGGACGGGTAAATGCCCGTGTCAAGCATTACATTCTTGTCGTGGAAGATGATGAAGAGATACGCAATTACATTAGCCGCGAACTTGCCGCCGACTACCATGTGGGTACTTGCAGCAATGGAAAAGAAGCGTTGGAAGTGATTTTCAAGCAGGAGCCTGCCCTTATTATCAGTGATGTCATGATGCCCGAAATGGATGGCCTGACACTATGCCGTATGGTGAAGCAGAATCTCCACAAGAGGCATATTCCTATTATTCTGCTTACTGCCAAGACGCGCGATGAAGACAACATTGAGGGGCTGGAAACTGGAGCCGACGCTTACCTGACCAAACCTTTCAATATGAAAATTCTGCGCCATACAGTCGAAAATCTGATACATAGCCGTGAATATCTGCGGAATGTCACTCCTGCTGCCTTACAGGGGGCGGAAGACGAGGAAAAGCCCAACCTGCAGGCTCCTGATGACCGGTTAGTGGAACGTGCCATTCGGATTATCAAATCTCATTTGAGTGAGCCGGACATCAGTGTAGAGCAGATTGCGGTCGAAGTAGGCTATAACCGTTCGCACCTGGGGCGTAAACTGAAGAAATTGACCGGACTTTCCACGCGCGACTTTATCCGTAACATCCGGTTGCAACAAGCTGCTGACTTGTTGGGTGAAAAGCGGTATGCCATTTCCGAAGTAGCCGATCTGGTCGGTTTCACTTCGCTGAGCGGTTTCTCTACCGCATTCAAGGAACAATTCGGGATGTCTCCGATGGAGTATCGGGAAAAACTGTTGAAAGAGCATGACACTAAGGATAGCCACTCCAATAAATCCGCTATTCAAACTTAA
- the galE gene encoding UDP-glucose 4-epimerase GalE yields the protein MKERILVTGGTGYIGSHTVVELQNNGYDVVIVDNLSNSRADVVDNIEKITGIRPAFEEVDCLDYAKLEAVFAKYPGIKGIIHFAASKAVGESVQKPLLYYRNNIVSLINLLELMPKYNVEGIIFSSSCTVYGQPDKLPVTEEAPIKKAESPYGNTKQINEEIIRDTIASGSPIHAILLRYFNPIGAHPTALIGELPNGVPQNLIPYLTQTAIGIREKLTVFGDDYNTPDGSCIRDYIYVVDLAKAHVTAMHRILDNKQKDKVEVFNIGTGKGVSVLELIHAFEASTGVKLNYQIGKRRAGDIEQVWADPTYANQELGWKAETSLEATLRSAWDWQLKLRENGIQ from the coding sequence ATGAAAGAAAGAATTTTAGTTACAGGTGGTACGGGATACATAGGCTCGCACACCGTAGTCGAACTCCAAAACAATGGGTATGATGTAGTAATCGTAGACAATCTATCAAATTCACGTGCTGATGTGGTGGATAATATCGAAAAAATTACAGGAATCCGCCCGGCATTTGAGGAAGTGGATTGTTTGGATTATGCAAAATTGGAAGCTGTATTTGCCAAATATCCGGGTATCAAAGGTATTATCCATTTTGCAGCAAGCAAAGCGGTAGGCGAATCGGTTCAGAAGCCTTTATTGTATTATCGCAACAACATCGTATCGCTCATCAATCTGTTGGAACTGATGCCGAAATATAATGTAGAAGGTATTATTTTCTCTTCTTCTTGCACGGTATACGGACAGCCGGACAAACTTCCTGTTACAGAAGAAGCTCCTATCAAGAAAGCTGAATCTCCTTATGGCAACACCAAACAAATCAACGAGGAAATCATTCGTGACACGATTGCTTCCGGTTCTCCCATCCATGCCATCCTGTTGCGCTACTTCAACCCGATTGGTGCACACCCGACAGCCCTTATCGGTGAATTGCCCAATGGTGTTCCGCAGAACCTGATTCCTTACCTGACCCAGACCGCTATCGGTATCCGCGAGAAGCTGACCGTCTTCGGTGATGACTACAATACGCCCGACGGCTCTTGTATCCGTGATTACATTTATGTAGTAGACTTGGCGAAGGCTCACGTAACAGCTATGCACCGTATTCTGGACAACAAGCAAAAAGACAAGGTAGAAGTATTTAACATCGGTACCGGAAAAGGTGTTTCGGTTTTGGAACTGATTCATGCCTTCGAGGCTTCTACAGGAGTGAAGCTGAATTATCAGATAGGCAAGCGCCGTGCCGGAGACATCGAACAGGTATGGGCAGACCCGACTTACGCAAACCAGGAATTAGGCTGGAAAGCCGAAACTTCGTTGGAGGCTACCCTGCGTTCGGCATGGGATTGGCAATTGAAATTGCGTGAGAACGGAATCCAATAA
- the rsxA gene encoding electron transport complex subunit RsxA, producing the protein MEYILIFITAIFVNNIVLSQFLGICPFLGVSKKVDTAMGMGAAVAFVLTLATIVTYVIQKFVLDPFGLAYLQTIAFILVIAALVQMVEIILKKVSPALYQALGVFLPLITTNCCILGVAILVIQKNFDLLTGVVYAFATALGFALALIVFAGIREQLSLVNIPKGMQGMSIALVTAGLLAMAFMGFSGVDKGLAVLFGVE; encoded by the coding sequence ATGGAATATATATTGATATTTATCACTGCCATCTTTGTGAACAACATTGTGTTGTCACAATTCTTAGGTATTTGCCCTTTTTTAGGCGTATCCAAAAAGGTAGATACCGCTATGGGTATGGGAGCGGCAGTTGCTTTTGTCTTGACTTTGGCTACGATTGTGACTTACGTCATTCAGAAATTCGTGCTTGACCCTTTCGGGTTGGCTTACCTGCAGACAATCGCTTTCATTCTGGTGATTGCCGCATTGGTGCAGATGGTGGAAATTATCCTGAAGAAGGTTTCTCCTGCTTTGTATCAGGCTTTGGGCGTGTTTTTGCCGTTAATTACCACGAACTGCTGTATCCTTGGCGTTGCTATTCTGGTTATCCAAAAGAACTTTGATTTGCTGACAGGCGTTGTATACGCTTTTGCCACGGCATTGGGCTTTGCGCTTGCATTGATTGTCTTTGCAGGCATTCGCGAACAGCTTAGTTTGGTCAATATTCCGAAAGGCATGCAAGGCATGTCCATTGCGCTTGTAACTGCCGGGCTTCTTGCCATGGCGTTCATGGGCTTTTCCGGAGTAGATAAAGGCCTCGCTGTTCTTTTTGGAGTGGAATAA